From the genome of Erythrobacter litoralis, one region includes:
- a CDS encoding ECF-type sigma factor — MPRCEKGLATLLDVQSGEFGSGRASDGEDFAGLAAYASDERERAEALIAEHYDTLIGIARAKRRRNGLNDTLSTVDLLHEAYVRIGGEALFDDGAHFIRAANLAMRHVIIDHARRKLAGKRGGGQGAVTLDEHSPLFPEFSETPEELVGIAQLLRALEACNPRWLKVVDARYFGGMTEDETASVLGVSARTIRRDWSEAREWLAERMGLAAG, encoded by the coding sequence ATGCCGCGATGCGAAAAGGGACTGGCGACCTTGCTAGACGTGCAATCGGGCGAATTCGGATCAGGCCGGGCGAGCGACGGCGAAGACTTCGCCGGGTTGGCCGCCTATGCCTCGGACGAGCGGGAGCGCGCCGAAGCCCTTATCGCCGAACACTACGACACGCTCATCGGCATTGCCCGCGCCAAGCGCCGCCGCAACGGCCTCAACGACACCTTGAGCACCGTCGACCTGCTGCACGAAGCCTATGTCCGCATCGGCGGCGAAGCGCTGTTCGACGATGGCGCGCATTTCATTCGGGCAGCCAACCTTGCGATGCGCCACGTCATCATCGACCACGCGCGGCGCAAGCTGGCGGGGAAGCGCGGCGGGGGGCAAGGCGCCGTGACGCTCGACGAGCATTCGCCACTGTTCCCCGAATTCTCCGAAACGCCCGAGGAGCTGGTTGGCATTGCCCAGTTGCTGCGCGCTCTGGAGGCGTGCAACCCGCGCTGGCTCAAGGTGGTGGATGCGCGCTATTTCGGCGGCATGACCGAGGATGAGACCGCCAGTGTCCTAGGCGTGTCCGCGCGCACCATCCGCCGCGACTGGAGCGAGGCGCGCGAATGGCTGGCCGAGAGAATGGGACTCGCTGCGGGATGA
- a CDS encoding serine/threonine-protein kinase has product MATSDNPSGGGRTFMRTSAGAVRRAPPLATGVRLGPWAVEEPLATGGMGQVYRARRADGVYEQAVAIKLIHDSDPVRVGRFGAERQRLAEMDHPGIARIIDGGTHDDGRPWMTMELVDGEPIMPQASALPRKDRLRLFVALCSAVSHAHGRLVLHRDLKAQNVLLDSSGAVRLIDFGIASLAEGEDAPSGSYTAATAAPEQLRGEPPTVETDIFALGCILHELLTGAVPARNDDRSVRLDVGAIADPDLLAVIRRATAALPSDRYATAEALGADVAAVLEHRPVAARQGGALYRARKFVRGAPVASALAAAFVTALVGGILVSLNFAREAEAAAAQARTELARAEFFLDRAQALNEAKDAYGDLLRRLTASEADVERESRLLMERWREAHDNRDIAPGTAAAISYAVGMHFALRRDERRAIEVLEPWISEGYGPEGLVDLARVFLASSYDETGQSEKAIAILEELDREMSDNFDANSINHVQVVSALAGSNNKPEAQQRVIDVIEAALETEDAPHYRAFLWNQLGSARLGVGDRVGATSAYREAVNTDAANPLADQANLGTARVNLAASELYFADRSAASCKQADIVLGTMREAIGENVMTGFAHMLRGEAKLADGDRAGALDDTRIGLEMIARYSSDTSKSWINGACAHAAALVANGDLAGAETLIARMEAVARGNDYSPTMGELARARLLATRGDIAGARKQLALARANKAGLERGMPNAWRLAQAEAWVAAEAERRAGGQ; this is encoded by the coding sequence ATGGCGACATCGGACAACCCGTCTGGCGGCGGACGGACTTTCATGCGGACGTCGGCAGGCGCGGTCCGCAGGGCGCCGCCACTGGCCACGGGCGTCCGGCTCGGCCCGTGGGCGGTGGAAGAGCCGCTCGCGACCGGCGGGATGGGACAGGTCTACCGCGCAAGGCGCGCCGACGGCGTCTATGAACAGGCAGTCGCGATCAAGCTCATCCATGACAGCGATCCCGTCCGCGTGGGCCGCTTCGGCGCCGAGCGGCAGCGGCTCGCGGAAATGGACCATCCCGGCATCGCCCGGATCATCGACGGCGGAACCCATGACGATGGCCGCCCGTGGATGACGATGGAACTGGTCGACGGCGAGCCGATCATGCCGCAGGCGTCGGCCCTGCCGCGCAAGGATCGCCTGAGGCTGTTCGTCGCCCTGTGTTCGGCGGTGTCGCACGCCCATGGCCGGCTGGTCCTGCACCGCGATCTCAAGGCCCAGAACGTGCTGCTCGATTCCAGCGGCGCGGTGCGGCTCATCGACTTCGGCATCGCCTCGCTGGCCGAGGGCGAGGATGCGCCCAGCGGGAGTTATACCGCGGCCACCGCCGCGCCCGAACAGCTGCGCGGCGAGCCGCCCACGGTCGAGACCGACATTTTCGCGCTCGGCTGCATCCTTCACGAGCTTCTGACCGGCGCCGTGCCGGCGCGCAATGACGACCGCAGCGTCCGATTGGACGTCGGCGCGATCGCCGATCCCGACCTCCTCGCCGTGATCCGGCGGGCAACCGCCGCGCTCCCTTCGGATCGCTATGCCACGGCCGAGGCGCTGGGAGCCGACGTCGCGGCCGTCCTCGAACATCGCCCGGTCGCGGCCCGGCAAGGCGGCGCGCTCTATCGCGCGCGCAAGTTTGTTCGCGGCGCGCCCGTGGCAAGCGCACTCGCGGCGGCCTTCGTTACGGCGCTGGTGGGAGGCATCCTGGTGAGCCTCAATTTCGCCCGCGAGGCCGAGGCCGCAGCCGCGCAGGCCCGGACGGAGCTGGCACGCGCGGAATTCTTCCTCGACCGTGCCCAGGCATTGAACGAGGCCAAGGATGCCTATGGCGACCTGCTGCGCAGATTGACAGCCAGCGAAGCCGACGTGGAACGCGAATCGCGCCTCTTGATGGAGCGTTGGCGCGAAGCGCACGACAATCGCGACATCGCCCCCGGAACCGCGGCGGCGATCAGCTACGCGGTGGGGATGCATTTTGCCCTGCGGCGGGACGAGCGCAGGGCGATCGAGGTTCTCGAGCCATGGATTTCCGAAGGCTACGGCCCCGAAGGACTGGTCGATCTGGCACGGGTTTTCCTTGCAAGTTCATACGATGAAACGGGTCAGAGCGAAAAGGCAATCGCCATTCTTGAAGAGCTGGACCGCGAAATGTCCGACAATTTCGATGCCAATTCGATCAACCATGTTCAGGTCGTCAGCGCTCTTGCAGGTTCCAACAACAAGCCAGAAGCACAGCAGCGCGTCATCGATGTGATCGAAGCCGCGCTGGAGACCGAAGATGCGCCGCATTACCGGGCGTTCCTTTGGAACCAGCTGGGCAGTGCGCGCCTTGGCGTCGGAGACCGGGTCGGCGCGACTTCCGCCTATCGCGAAGCGGTGAACACGGATGCGGCCAATCCGCTGGCCGATCAGGCCAATCTCGGCACCGCGCGGGTGAACCTGGCAGCGAGCGAGCTCTATTTCGCGGACCGGTCCGCAGCCTCGTGCAAGCAAGCCGACATCGTGCTCGGCACGATGCGCGAGGCCATCGGCGAGAATGTGATGACCGGCTTTGCCCATATGCTGCGCGGCGAGGCGAAGCTTGCCGACGGAGACCGTGCCGGCGCTCTGGACGACACGCGCATCGGGCTGGAGATGATCGCCCGCTACAGCAGCGACACCTCCAAAAGCTGGATCAACGGCGCGTGCGCTCACGCTGCGGCGCTGGTGGCCAATGGCGATCTGGCAGGCGCCGAAACGCTGATTGCCCGAATGGAGGCCGTCGCCCGCGGGAATGACTATTCCCCGACCATGGGCGAACTGGCGCGGGCCCGCCTGCTGGCAACGCGCGGCGATATCGCCGGCGCGCGTAAGCAACTGGCGCTGGCGCGCGCGAACAAGGCGGGGCTCGAGCGCGGGATGCCCAATGCCTGGCGGCTGGCGCAGGCCGAAGCCTGGGTCGCGGCCGAAGCCGAGCGGCGCGCGGGCGGCCAATAG
- a CDS encoding TonB-dependent receptor, protein MAFNTLGRAILLASFSFIPLNHALAQDTDEREKSDRPTADPILTDTILVSAVRASRDERIATDELAMPEQIALPADATAIAARVPGGAFFGNGALSGQLSYRGLAGQRVLGRVNGQRFATGGPNAMDPPFHYAPSVLVERIDVARGVAPVSQGPSLAGAVNAQLFETDFTESAGWSTDLRFTSQYRSVDNSYALGGMAGLSNEKWRIGVIASREEGEDYEFPGGTAVGTSFERNLYGAHAGFQTGSGELFLEYRRSETDPTGNPPFFLDIVFFDTDFVQGGYRGEIAQDVQLTLRLGHVAIRHLMDNQTTRDPVAPPNRARATFADADTSTAELALRFGEPDSYFQIGADTELTDKFVTITNPFNDAFFLESQPNVEAERIGAFGQWRGAAGKVEFELGARVDSTNQSAGAPQVGTAVPMGPRGLAAAFAAADRETRQTTMDAVLRTWFPLGDITPRMTLARKERVASLLERFGWLPTEASFGLADGNIYVGNLDLEPETAWIAEIGFDLDTGDFSLRPTAFYRRIDDFIQGVPFDDTIGVIDSPVEMIASMNGDPTPLRFGNVDAELFGVDLDFALRPVDRIEVSGTASFVRGKRRDADDNLYRIPPANLRLSAAYRGDGFSFGAELFAAADQNEVSAFNEEEPSDSFAVVGLFARYGIADGLALEAGVENLFDEFYQPHLAGRNRFGASDVPLFDRLPGPGRGVWARLTGRF, encoded by the coding sequence ATGGCATTCAACACGCTTGGCAGGGCGATTCTGCTCGCCTCCTTCTCATTCATCCCACTCAACCACGCGCTCGCGCAGGACACGGACGAGCGCGAGAAGTCCGACAGGCCGACGGCCGATCCCATCCTCACCGACACGATCTTGGTGAGCGCCGTGCGCGCCAGCCGTGACGAGAGGATCGCGACTGATGAACTCGCGATGCCCGAGCAGATCGCTCTCCCGGCCGATGCCACTGCGATCGCCGCCCGCGTGCCCGGCGGCGCGTTCTTCGGCAACGGCGCGCTGTCTGGCCAACTGTCCTATCGCGGCCTCGCCGGGCAACGAGTGCTGGGACGGGTCAACGGTCAGCGCTTCGCAACGGGCGGGCCGAACGCGATGGACCCGCCCTTCCATTACGCGCCTTCCGTCCTCGTCGAGCGCATCGACGTGGCGCGGGGCGTTGCCCCGGTCTCGCAGGGACCCTCGCTTGCCGGGGCGGTCAACGCGCAGCTTTTCGAGACAGATTTTACGGAGAGCGCCGGCTGGTCGACCGACCTTCGCTTCACCAGCCAGTATCGCAGCGTCGACAACAGCTACGCCCTTGGCGGCATGGCCGGCCTGTCGAACGAGAAATGGCGCATCGGCGTCATCGCCAGCCGGGAGGAGGGCGAGGACTACGAATTTCCCGGAGGCACGGCCGTCGGCACGTCCTTCGAGCGTAATCTCTATGGCGCCCATGCTGGCTTTCAGACCGGTTCGGGTGAGCTTTTCCTCGAATACAGACGCAGCGAAACCGACCCGACCGGCAACCCGCCTTTCTTTCTCGACATCGTCTTCTTCGACACAGACTTCGTCCAGGGGGGCTATCGAGGGGAGATTGCACAGGACGTGCAACTCACGCTCAGGCTGGGACATGTCGCGATCCGTCACCTGATGGACAATCAGACCACCCGCGATCCCGTGGCCCCGCCCAATCGTGCGCGGGCGACATTCGCCGATGCCGATACGAGCACGGCAGAACTTGCTTTGCGTTTCGGCGAGCCCGATTCCTATTTCCAGATCGGAGCGGATACCGAACTGACCGACAAGTTCGTCACCATCACAAATCCGTTTAACGATGCCTTCTTTCTCGAATCGCAGCCCAATGTCGAAGCGGAGCGGATCGGCGCCTTCGGCCAGTGGCGCGGCGCGGCCGGCAAGGTCGAGTTCGAGCTTGGCGCGCGGGTGGACAGCACGAACCAATCGGCCGGCGCACCGCAAGTGGGAACGGCCGTGCCCATGGGGCCGCGCGGGCTCGCCGCTGCCTTCGCTGCCGCCGATCGCGAGACGCGACAAACGACCATGGACGCGGTTCTTCGGACATGGTTCCCGCTCGGTGACATCACGCCGCGCATGACGCTTGCCCGGAAGGAGCGCGTGGCAAGCCTCCTTGAGAGGTTCGGTTGGCTGCCGACAGAGGCGAGCTTTGGTCTTGCGGACGGCAACATCTACGTTGGCAATCTCGATCTCGAGCCAGAAACCGCCTGGATCGCCGAAATAGGCTTCGATCTTGACACGGGCGATTTCTCGCTGCGCCCGACCGCCTTCTACCGCCGCATCGACGACTTCATCCAGGGCGTCCCCTTCGACGACACCATCGGTGTGATCGACAGCCCCGTGGAGATGATCGCCTCCATGAACGGCGATCCCACGCCGCTTCGCTTCGGCAATGTGGACGCGGAGCTGTTCGGGGTCGATCTTGATTTCGCGCTAAGGCCGGTCGATCGAATCGAAGTCAGTGGCACGGCCAGCTTCGTGAGGGGCAAGCGACGCGATGCGGATGACAACCTTTACCGAATACCGCCCGCCAATCTGCGCCTGTCGGCGGCATACCGGGGCGACGGCTTTTCCTTCGGCGCCGAACTCTTCGCCGCTGCGGACCAGAACGAGGTGTCGGCATTCAATGAAGAAGAGCCAAGCGATTCCTTTGCAGTCGTTGGCCTTTTCGCACGATATGGAATTGCCGACGGGCTCGCCCTCGAGGCGGGAGTGGAGAACCTGTTCGACGAGTTCTATCAGCCGCATCTTGCGGGCCGGAACCGGTTCGGGGCGTCGGACGTCCCACTGTTCGACCGCTTGCCAGGTCCTGGACGCGGTGTCTGGGCGCGACTCACCGGGCGCTTCTGA
- a CDS encoding DUF2946 family protein, whose amino-acid sequence MRSNSTSFSTRRLAVFAVMVLALIASMLIPRGYMIAPSSTHLFSLSACPETNPIARMAVRGMGDEQRMVHAAMGHDTDPAHGDPAKGQKAGDCSFAGFTAQGLAPDHEPEEERLRVDAAPVPSAYRERAEQRLLRLRPPLRAPPFSA is encoded by the coding sequence ATGCGGTCCAATTCGACATCCTTCTCCACGAGGAGACTCGCGGTCTTTGCGGTGATGGTGCTCGCGCTCATCGCCAGCATGCTGATCCCGCGCGGATACATGATCGCGCCGTCCTCGACGCATCTGTTCAGCCTTTCTGCCTGCCCTGAAACCAATCCAATCGCGCGCATGGCCGTGCGTGGCATGGGCGACGAACAACGCATGGTGCATGCAGCCATGGGCCACGATACCGATCCGGCCCATGGCGACCCTGCGAAAGGCCAGAAGGCTGGAGATTGCTCGTTCGCAGGGTTCACAGCGCAGGGTCTCGCACCGGATCACGAACCGGAGGAGGAGCGTCTTCGGGTTGATGCCGCGCCGGTACCATCGGCTTATCGGGAGCGTGCCGAACAGCGCCTGCTGAGGCTCAGACCTCCCTTGCGCGCGCCACCCTTCAGCGCCTGA
- a CDS encoding pseudoazurin, translating into MTGRPGGDMSFSPRILRIASGDTVTFRPADPSHSCLSTPGMLPEGAEGWRGSIGKPVTVTFDKPGFYGFHCLPHRSLGMVGLVIVDGSGRDANLAAAKAVKHPGKAAGVWKEIWLETEV; encoded by the coding sequence ATGACGGGCCGCCCTGGCGGTGACATGTCCTTTTCGCCCCGCATCCTGCGTATTGCATCAGGCGATACCGTCACTTTCAGGCCTGCGGATCCTTCGCACAGCTGTCTTTCGACGCCCGGAATGCTGCCAGAAGGGGCCGAAGGCTGGCGCGGCAGCATTGGCAAGCCTGTGACCGTCACCTTCGACAAACCCGGTTTCTACGGCTTTCATTGCCTTCCCCACCGAAGTCTCGGAATGGTGGGCCTCGTGATTGTGGATGGCTCGGGACGTGATGCCAACCTCGCCGCAGCGAAAGCGGTGAAGCATCCGGGAAAAGCGGCGGGCGTCTGGAAGGAGATCTGGCTCGAAACCGAAGTGTAA